Proteins co-encoded in one Arachis hypogaea cultivar Tifrunner chromosome 13, arahy.Tifrunner.gnm2.J5K5, whole genome shotgun sequence genomic window:
- the LOC140178075 gene encoding uncharacterized protein gives MQEMFSMYIENRCQTSFIELYVEFEQSEADRNILWEEYNSDSEEEFESNYEFAGPDGDEDQGDGTMAQMFDPMYGAISLNRTGLTLTVEPAAEVPIVADGEFAIGMEFSSREAVIKAYGSGCDWVIRVSLISRKYCWVIRRYNGSHTCTRATISQDHSKLDSVTIAEAIKPLVEADPSLKVKSVIAEVQSKFNYTVDGTHLYGKYKGCLLVAVSQDGNNNIIPIAFAIVEGETSDAWHFFLSNLRQHVVTRDDVGLISDRHESINAAVERSNGAWSPPRAFHMFCIKHIESNFLRKFKAPYLQKLVVNIGYSRTVREYEVRYQRLRERGEAYTNWLNRILREQYALAFDGGYRWGHMTTNLVECINSVLKGARNLPITALVKLHANQLASGNIQVSCFDRRNEVFEVREMPSGLEFTVDLRGLRCDCGEFQVDRIPYRHVFACCANQRLDWQLYVHDVYKMDQVRRVYRARFRPLGNPATWPAYNGPRFIPNPYLRRVTKGRPKMTRFLNEMDTRMLRRPRRCTLCGAEGHSRSRCRQSAGSNTNRDAP, from the exons ATGCAGgaaatgttttcaatgtatattgaaaatcGGTGTCAGACCTCATTcatcgagttgtatgttgagtttgaacaatctgaGGCTGACCGGAATATTCTATGGGAAGAATAtaatagtgacagtgaagaagagttcgaaagcaacTACGAATTTGCTGGTCCagatggagatgaagatcaaggtgaCGGAACCATGGCCCAGAT GTTCGACCCAATGTACGGTGCAATCTCTTTGAACCGGACCGGTCTTACTTTgacggttgaaccggccg CAGAAGTTCCTATTGTCGCAGACGGTGAATTTGCCATTGGTATGGAGTTCAGTTCCAGAGAAGCTGTTATTAAGGCG tatgggTCAGGGTGTGATTGGGTTATCAGGGTTAGCTTGATCAGCAGgaagtactgttgggttataaggaggtataatggtagCCACACCTGTACCAGGGCCACCATTTCACAGGATCATTCGAAACTGGATTCTGtcacaattgcagaagcaataaaaCCACTGGTTGAGGCTGACCCCTCCTTAAAGGTAAAATCGGTTATTGCAGAAGTGCAATCGAAGTTCAACTACACC GTGGATGGGACTCACTTGTACGGAAAGTATAAGGGTTGTCTGCTTGTGGCAGTTTCACAGGATGGTAATAACAATATCATCCCAATTGCGTTTGCTattgtggagggagagacttctgatgcatggCATTTTTTTCTTAGTAACCTGCGTCAACATGTTGTGACTCGGGATGATGTCGGTCTAATATCCGACAGGCACGAGTCCATCAATGCAGCTGTGGAGCGCAGTAACGGAGCTTGGTCACCGCCTAGAGCTTTTCATATGTTTTGCATCAAGCATATAGAGTCAAATTTTCTGAGAAAGTTCAAGGCCCCGTACCTCCAAAAATTGGTCGTCAACATTG GATATTCGAGGACGGTGCGGGAGTACGAAGTGCGTTACCAGCGGTTACGGGAACGTGGCGAGGCGTACACAAACTGGTTAAACCGAATTCTTCGCGAACAGTACGCGTTGGCTTTTGATGGTGGGTACCGAtggggtcacatgacgacgaaccTAGTGGAGTGCATCAATTCAGTTttgaagggtgcacgcaatctTCCCATCACTGCTCTTGTGAAG TTGCATGCAAACCAACTTGCATCAGGAAACATCCAGGTTAGTTGCTTTGACCGCCGGAATGAGGTATTCGAGGTTCGTGAGATGCCGAGCGGGCTGGAGTTTACAGTTGATCTACGTGGCCTTCGATGTGACTGTGGTGAGTTCCAGGTGGACCGGATCCCCTACAGACATGTGTTCGCATGTTGTGCCAACCAGCGACTGGATTGGCAACTATATGTGCATGATGTGTATAAGATGGACCAAGTGCGGCGGGTGTACCGAGCTAGGTTTAGGCCACTAGGTAATCCTGCCACATGGCCTGCTTATAACGGACCTCGGTTCATACCAAATCCGTACCTGAGACGGGTCACGAAAGGTCGCCCCAAGATGACGCGCTttttgaatgagatggacacccGGATGTTACGTCGTCCCAGGCGATGTACACTATGTGGGGCTGAGGGACATAGTCGTAGCAGATGCCGTCAGTCCGCTGGTTCAAATACCAACAGAGATGCCCCCTAG